In the Trueperaceae bacterium genome, one interval contains:
- a CDS encoding NADH-quinone oxidoreductase yields the protein MVSVNFERKTILEAVGVVRDHGFNHLSDIFGIDYESYPGHQGPRFTVAYNLYAIAEGERLFLRVDLNETEELPTLTGFWRGANFMEREVFDMFGISFQGHPNLRKIITPEDLDGHPHRKDFPLDETATLFNEGRFLDPAAFRAGMMGRDPGLTGWAGGARKGVRSGNMSGVDASQKETE from the coding sequence ATGGTATCTGTCAACTTTGAGAGGAAAACAATACTTGAGGCGGTAGGTGTAGTTAGAGATCATGGGTTTAACCACCTTTCAGATATCTTCGGGATTGATTACGAAAGCTATCCTGGTCATCAGGGCCCCCGGTTTACTGTCGCGTACAACCTCTATGCCATCGCTGAGGGAGAAAGGCTCTTTCTCCGTGTCGATCTCAATGAGACTGAGGAACTACCAACATTAACCGGTTTCTGGCGAGGAGCCAACTTCATGGAGCGTGAAGTGTTTGACATGTTCGGCATTTCTTTTCAAGGCCACCCAAACCTTAGAAAGATAATCACTCCGGAAGACCTTGACGGGCACCCACATCGGAAGGATTTTCCGTTAGATGAGACTGCAACTTTGTTTAACGAAGGGCGATTTCTAGATCCAGCAGCTTTTCGTGCAGGAATGATGGGGCGTGACCCCGGACTTACAGGATGGGCAGGCGGAGCGAGAAAGGGCGTCCGAAGTGGGAATATGTCTGGTGTAGATGCCTCGCAAAAGGAAACCGAGTGA
- a CDS encoding NADH-quinone oxidoreductase, producing MAIRDIFEKDFQELEAEGILFSTIKGLVAWGRSNSLWPATFGLACCAIEMMQSTNSRNDLARFGSEVFRASPRQADVMIVAGRLSKKMAPVMRRVYDQMPDPKWVISMGACASSGGMFNNYAVVQNVNSVVPVDIFVPGCPPRPEALVYGVMQLQKKVRGQVFDQEGIALPMVEGWSQ from the coding sequence ATGGCGATACGAGATATTTTTGAGAAAGATTTTCAGGAACTTGAGGCGGAGGGCATTTTATTCTCGACAATAAAGGGCCTCGTTGCTTGGGGCCGTAGTAATAGCCTTTGGCCAGCAACATTCGGACTGGCTTGTTGCGCCATTGAGATGATGCAATCAACAAATTCGCGTAATGATTTGGCTCGATTTGGTTCCGAAGTTTTTCGAGCTAGCCCTCGGCAGGCAGATGTGATGATCGTTGCTGGGAGGCTCTCTAAGAAAATGGCACCCGTAATGCGACGAGTTTACGATCAAATGCCCGACCCCAAATGGGTTATTTCGATGGGAGCGTGTGCTAGCTCCGGAGGCATGTTCAACAATTACGCTGTTGTTCAGAATGTGAATTCGGTAGTACCAGTTGATATTTTTGTTCCAGGATGTCCACCAAGGCCCGAAGCTCTTGTTTACGGTGTTATGCAGCTGCAAAAGAAGGTACGTGGCCAGGTATTTGACCAAGAAGGTATTGCCCTTCCAATGGTAGAGGGTTGGTCACAATGA
- a CDS encoding NADH-quinone oxidoreductase subunit A, with protein MALIVGGLLGPKKGGQVKLDAYESGVPVSSNARERFPVHFYLVAMLFIIFDIETAFFYPLAVKFKMAPEFLFAQAIVFVIILAIGYVYILRKGVLNWK; from the coding sequence ATGGCACTCATAGTAGGTGGTTTGCTTGGGCCTAAAAAGGGAGGCCAAGTAAAACTAGATGCCTATGAATCCGGTGTACCTGTTTCAAGTAATGCTAGAGAACGCTTTCCAGTACATTTCTACCTTGTTGCTATGCTTTTCATCATCTTTGACATTGAGACGGCTTTCTTCTATCCGTTGGCAGTTAAATTCAAAATGGCGCCTGAATTCCTCTTTGCGCAAGCCATCGTTTTCGTCATCATACTGGCGATTGGTTACGTTTACATATTGCGCAAAGGTGTACTGAACTGGAAGTGA